A genomic window from Vitis riparia cultivar Riparia Gloire de Montpellier isolate 1030 chromosome 18, EGFV_Vit.rip_1.0, whole genome shotgun sequence includes:
- the LOC117907804 gene encoding uncharacterized protein LOC117907804 — protein MSLACLVCQSVESPSHSFRSYSVSSSDNEGRCSAIANFLARRASLPAPTTNFSIIRSSKVTPHPSIPKSSGTPGSPRLVRSCAVRRDIVRGWNFEEVVMEH, from the coding sequence ATGAGTCTAGCATGTCTTGTGTGCCAGAGCGTAGAAAGCCCATCTCATTCATTTAGGAGTTACTCGGTCTCAAGTTCAGACAATGAAGGAAGATGCTCTGCAATTGCCAACTTCCTGGCCAGGAGGGCATCTCTTCCAGCCCCAACAACAAACTTCTCGATCATACGGTCATCCAAAGTGACACCACACCCATCCATCCCAAAAAGTAGCGGCACTCCAGGGTCGCCAAGGCTGGTCCGAAGCTGTGCAGTGAGAAGGGACATTGTGAGGGGCTGGAATTTCGAGGAGGTAGTGATGGAGCATTAG